One window of the Ramlibacter henchirensis genome contains the following:
- a CDS encoding amidohydrolase family protein — protein sequence MNTATVRADWLLASARAAAVERGVEVRYDSTGVLAIERVQPSGDATLLMPPLANAHDHGRGIRTLAYGAFDAPVEAWVPATYTLPPVDPYLVAAAAFCRMARSGIGSAVHCHLSRDPRTLVREAQAVSRAARDVGIRIAFVVPLRDRHRLGYGPDEAILRLLDAPDAEAIRARWLRPIASIDEQVSVVDEIAAACDSPQFQVQYGPVGAEWCSDPLLERIAAASGASGRRVHMHLLESRYQREWADREYPEGIVRHLDQAGLLSPRLTVAHGTWLRPNECELLASRGVVVSINTSSNLRLRSGVAPLRHIREAGLKFAVGLDALAIDDDDDLLREMRLLRLLHGGTGFAPGVPREAVLEAACCHGAAAAGCAGAGEIAAGGPGDLLLLDLKRETADLCEPLSDVATLLHARATAASVRTLVVAGRTVVQDGKVCGVDEAAVVSELHAQLRTHADAMAQFLPLLRRYQSALADFYEGRTRSMGDLP from the coding sequence GTGAACACCGCCACGGTGCGCGCGGACTGGCTGCTCGCTTCGGCGCGCGCAGCCGCGGTCGAGCGCGGCGTGGAGGTCCGTTACGACAGCACTGGCGTGCTAGCGATCGAGCGCGTCCAGCCCAGCGGCGACGCGACGCTGCTCATGCCGCCGCTGGCCAACGCGCACGACCACGGCCGCGGCATCAGGACGCTGGCCTACGGTGCGTTCGACGCGCCGGTGGAGGCGTGGGTCCCGGCCACGTACACGTTGCCGCCGGTCGACCCGTACCTGGTCGCCGCGGCCGCGTTCTGCCGGATGGCGCGCAGCGGCATCGGCTCGGCGGTGCACTGCCACCTCTCGCGCGATCCGCGCACCCTGGTGCGCGAGGCGCAGGCGGTGAGCCGCGCCGCGCGCGACGTCGGCATCCGCATCGCCTTCGTCGTGCCGCTGCGCGACCGGCACCGGCTCGGCTACGGCCCCGACGAAGCCATCCTGCGGCTGCTCGATGCGCCGGATGCCGAAGCGATCCGCGCGCGCTGGCTGCGGCCGATCGCCTCCATCGACGAACAGGTGTCCGTGGTGGACGAGATCGCCGCCGCCTGCGATTCGCCGCAGTTCCAGGTGCAGTACGGGCCGGTCGGGGCCGAATGGTGTTCCGATCCCCTGCTGGAGCGCATCGCGGCCGCCTCCGGAGCGAGCGGCCGCCGCGTTCACATGCACCTGCTCGAGTCGCGCTACCAGCGCGAGTGGGCCGACCGCGAGTACCCGGAAGGCATCGTGCGCCACCTCGACCAGGCCGGGCTGCTGTCGCCGCGTCTCACCGTGGCGCACGGCACCTGGTTGCGTCCGAACGAATGCGAGCTGCTGGCCAGCCGAGGCGTGGTCGTGTCGATCAACACCAGTTCCAACCTGCGCCTTCGCTCCGGCGTCGCGCCGTTGCGGCACATCCGCGAAGCGGGATTGAAGTTCGCCGTGGGACTGGATGCGCTGGCGATCGACGACGACGACGACCTGCTGCGCGAGATGCGCCTGCTGCGTCTGCTGCACGGCGGCACGGGCTTCGCACCGGGCGTCCCGCGCGAGGCGGTCCTGGAGGCGGCCTGCTGCCACGGCGCCGCCGCGGCGGGCTGCGCGGGCGCCGGCGAGATCGCGGCCGGCGGGCCGGGCGACCTGCTGCTGCTCGACCTGAAGCGCGAGACCGCCGACCTGTGCGAGCCGCTGTCGGACGTCGCCACCCTGCTGCATGCGCGCGCCACCGCGGCCAGCGTCCGAACGCTGGTGGTCGCGGGCCGGACGGTGGTCCAGGACGGAAAAGTCTGCGGCGTCGACGAAGCGGCGGTCGTCTCGGAGCTGCACGCGCAACTGCGGACGCATGCGGACGCCATGGCGCAGTTCCTGCCGCTGCTGCGCCGCTACCAGTCGGCGCTGGCCGATTTCTACGAAGGAAGGACCCGTTCAATGGGAGACTTGCCATGA
- a CDS encoding alpha/beta fold hydrolase — protein MERERLPLPDHVVTHDAGRTTVYLLHGIYGAKEYWRPLTRRLVEAGYRVIAWDAPGYGLSKRPDDFSFDVVAEAGARLIRATGTEHNVVFGHSMGGQITPRLVGKVADRVRAAVITATIGYFANRTPEEQAEFVRTRTKPPEPGTDPKVAQLAVINGMFAAGATGADVDLVREVAMQTPPDSVQASVRAVQAYPEQDAVGAFRALAVPTLLVAGSEDKVGHPEGMRRVAAMAARSEFAVVSRSGHYPWAENTAEFTPLLLDFLRRHAPAG, from the coding sequence ATGGAACGCGAGAGACTGCCGCTGCCCGACCACGTCGTCACCCACGATGCGGGGCGCACCACGGTCTACCTGCTGCACGGCATCTACGGCGCCAAGGAATACTGGCGGCCGCTGACGCGCCGGCTGGTGGAGGCGGGCTACCGCGTGATCGCATGGGACGCGCCCGGCTACGGCTTGTCCAAGCGCCCGGACGACTTCAGCTTCGACGTGGTGGCCGAAGCCGGTGCGCGGCTCATCCGCGCCACCGGCACCGAACACAACGTGGTGTTCGGCCACAGCATGGGCGGCCAGATCACGCCGCGGCTGGTCGGCAAGGTGGCGGACCGCGTGCGCGCGGCCGTGATCACCGCCACCATCGGCTACTTCGCCAATCGCACGCCGGAGGAGCAGGCCGAGTTCGTCCGCACGCGAACGAAGCCGCCCGAGCCGGGCACCGACCCGAAGGTCGCGCAGCTCGCCGTCATCAACGGCATGTTCGCGGCCGGCGCCACCGGGGCGGACGTCGACCTGGTGCGCGAAGTTGCGATGCAGACGCCGCCGGACAGCGTGCAGGCGTCGGTGCGCGCCGTGCAGGCCTACCCCGAGCAGGACGCCGTCGGCGCATTCCGCGCGCTGGCCGTGCCCACGCTGCTGGTCGCCGGGTCGGAGGACAAGGTGGGGCATCCCGAAGGCATGCGGCGCGTCGCGGCGATGGCCGCCCGCTCCGAGTTCGCGGTGGTTTCCCGCTCGGGGCATTACCCGTGGGCGGAGAACACCGCGGAGTTCACGCCGCTGCTGCTGGATTTCCTGCGGCGGCACGCGCCTGCGGGCTGA
- a CDS encoding Bug family tripartite tricarboxylate transporter substrate binding protein — protein MKKLLASCCFALACASQANAQGFPSRPITLVIPFSAGGPADIIARTIAPKLQEELGQPIVVDNRAGGNGNIAHALVARAPADGHTLLYVAPGIVTNPSLFKAAQVDPFKELTPVAQLTTQSYVMIAHPSFKPRTLPELIAAADTGQVTCASGGGLPAFACDWLRSTTKKNITHVRYKGTQALNDLVGGHVNVMVDLFNTALPQVRAGTVRPIALTRATRGQPLPDVPVFAETLPGFVLQGWHGIMAPAGTAADRVERLNAAFTRALADPAVRQKITDSFIEVTPTSAAAFAETLKRDYEKYARIVKEAGIQPD, from the coding sequence ATGAAGAAGCTGCTCGCCTCCTGTTGTTTCGCCCTCGCATGCGCATCGCAGGCGAACGCCCAGGGTTTCCCGTCCAGGCCGATCACGCTCGTGATCCCGTTCTCGGCCGGAGGCCCCGCGGACATCATCGCTCGCACGATCGCGCCGAAGCTGCAGGAGGAGCTGGGCCAGCCCATCGTCGTCGACAACCGCGCGGGCGGCAACGGCAACATCGCGCACGCGCTGGTGGCCCGCGCGCCGGCCGACGGGCACACGCTGCTCTACGTGGCGCCCGGGATCGTCACCAATCCTTCGCTGTTCAAGGCCGCGCAGGTCGACCCGTTCAAGGAGCTCACGCCGGTCGCCCAGCTCACGACGCAGTCGTACGTGATGATCGCGCATCCCTCGTTCAAGCCGAGGACGCTCCCCGAGCTGATCGCGGCGGCCGACACCGGCCAGGTGACCTGCGCGAGCGGCGGCGGACTACCCGCTTTCGCCTGCGACTGGCTGCGCTCGACGACGAAGAAGAACATCACGCACGTCCGCTACAAGGGGACGCAGGCGCTCAACGACCTCGTCGGCGGGCACGTGAACGTGATGGTCGACCTCTTCAACACCGCGCTGCCGCAAGTGCGCGCCGGCACGGTGCGGCCCATCGCGCTCACCCGCGCGACGCGTGGCCAGCCGCTGCCGGACGTGCCGGTCTTCGCCGAGACGCTGCCGGGCTTCGTGCTGCAGGGGTGGCACGGCATCATGGCGCCCGCAGGCACCGCGGCGGACCGGGTCGAACGCCTGAACGCGGCGTTCACCCGCGCGCTCGCCGACCCCGCCGTTCGCCAGAAGATCACGGACAGCTTCATCGAAGTCACGCCCACGAGCGCGGCGGCCTTCGCTGAGACGCTCAAGCGCGACTACGAGAAGTACGCGCGGATCGTGAAGGAAGCGGGCATCCAGCCGGACTGA
- a CDS encoding Bug family tripartite tricarboxylate transporter substrate binding protein, which produces MIFKNNPTRREWLGATLAVAAASALPLNAWAQRKYPQQPVKLIVPFAAAGAIDNITRTVAQQMSRELQQSVVVENRAGAAGNIGAAAVARAQPDGYTLLVGTSATHGANPSLFNKPGYDAFNDFEPIAYFGSVPNVLVVHPQKGPRNVAELVARAKAEPGKLTYASAGLGTSLHLAGVMFERASGVQLTHVPYKGGAPASVDLMGGVVDMMFDTVAVSLPLVQSGKTRALAVASAERHPSLPEVPTFAELGFKGVEAGTWAGLFAPKGTPADVVAELRRASDAALADNGVRTSLRGMGVQTVSRSGPAFREFVQEEIRKNAQLVKAAKISPE; this is translated from the coding sequence GTGATCTTCAAGAACAACCCGACCCGCCGCGAATGGCTGGGCGCAACCCTGGCCGTGGCGGCCGCATCGGCCCTGCCGCTGAACGCGTGGGCGCAACGCAAGTACCCGCAGCAGCCGGTGAAGCTGATCGTGCCGTTCGCGGCGGCCGGCGCCATCGACAACATCACGCGCACGGTCGCGCAGCAGATGTCGCGCGAGCTGCAGCAGTCGGTGGTGGTGGAAAACCGCGCGGGCGCGGCCGGCAACATCGGCGCGGCCGCGGTCGCGCGCGCCCAGCCGGACGGCTACACGCTGCTGGTCGGAACGTCGGCGACGCACGGCGCCAATCCCTCGCTCTTCAACAAGCCGGGCTACGACGCGTTCAACGACTTCGAGCCCATCGCGTATTTCGGCAGCGTGCCCAACGTGCTGGTGGTGCACCCGCAGAAGGGCCCGAGAAACGTGGCGGAACTGGTCGCGCGCGCAAAGGCGGAGCCGGGCAAGCTCACCTACGCGTCGGCGGGCCTGGGCACGTCGCTGCATCTCGCGGGCGTGATGTTCGAACGCGCCTCCGGGGTGCAGCTCACCCATGTTCCGTACAAGGGCGGCGCGCCCGCTTCGGTGGACCTGATGGGCGGCGTGGTCGACATGATGTTCGACACCGTCGCGGTGTCGCTGCCGCTGGTGCAGTCGGGCAAGACCCGCGCTCTGGCCGTCGCCTCGGCGGAGCGGCATCCTTCACTGCCGGAAGTGCCCACCTTCGCCGAGCTCGGGTTCAAGGGCGTCGAGGCGGGCACCTGGGCCGGGCTGTTCGCGCCCAAGGGAACGCCGGCCGACGTAGTCGCCGAACTGCGCCGCGCGAGCGATGCGGCGCTGGCCGACAACGGCGTCAGGACGTCGCTGCGCGGCATGGGCGTGCAGACGGTCTCGCGCTCGGGGCCGGCCTTCCGTGAGTTCGTGCAGGAGGAGATCCGCAAGAACGCGCAGCTGGTGAAGGCGGCGAAGATCTCGCCCGAGTGA
- a CDS encoding alpha/beta hydrolase produces MPHANMEHWRSLVTGQLAEYKPITSIEDLVARRKKGAGLYARLNVDLPDLAQFHEHVVMRPKGRSTPTAEIYVPHGKGPFPVLIHLHGGGWFTGTAEGERKLGMLLATAGFVVVNVDYALAPEQPYPQGLEDCIYAARWVSRHIAEYNGDPSRIAIGGGSAGGNLAACTVLALHGSEEDLDGGDLAGVPVRFAAAVLEFGVLDVPLWLQQPHYYAGVSEMFIMSYLGMNFTDKIRLPLVSPVHNPHLGKMCPTYLSCGDQDALLSHTFSMAHALSLVDVPITVSVVQGADHEFLKIPGVVEGSGPERERIAAWLHKQMGTAR; encoded by the coding sequence ATGCCCCACGCCAACATGGAGCACTGGCGCTCGCTCGTCACGGGCCAGCTCGCCGAATACAAGCCGATCACGTCCATCGAGGACCTCGTCGCCCGCCGCAAGAAGGGCGCCGGCCTCTACGCTCGCCTGAACGTCGACCTGCCCGATCTTGCGCAGTTCCACGAGCACGTGGTGATGCGCCCCAAGGGGCGCAGCACGCCCACCGCGGAGATCTATGTCCCGCACGGGAAGGGACCTTTCCCGGTCCTCATCCACCTGCACGGCGGCGGCTGGTTCACCGGCACCGCGGAAGGCGAGCGCAAGCTCGGGATGCTGCTCGCAACGGCCGGCTTCGTCGTGGTGAACGTCGACTATGCGCTCGCCCCCGAGCAGCCGTACCCGCAGGGCCTCGAAGACTGCATCTACGCGGCGCGCTGGGTCAGCAGGCACATCGCGGAATACAACGGCGACCCGTCGCGTATCGCGATCGGCGGCGGCTCCGCCGGCGGCAACCTTGCGGCCTGCACGGTGCTCGCGCTGCACGGCTCGGAGGAGGACCTCGACGGCGGCGACCTCGCCGGCGTTCCCGTCAGGTTCGCTGCGGCCGTGCTGGAATTCGGCGTGCTCGACGTGCCCCTGTGGCTGCAACAGCCGCACTACTACGCCGGCGTGTCGGAGATGTTCATCATGTCGTACCTGGGCATGAACTTCACCGACAAGATCCGCCTGCCACTGGTGAGTCCCGTGCACAACCCGCACCTCGGGAAGATGTGCCCCACCTACCTGTCCTGCGGCGACCAGGACGCTCTTTTGAGCCACACCTTCTCGATGGCCCACGCGCTGTCTCTCGTCGACGTGCCGATCACGGTTTCGGTGGTGCAGGGCGCGGACCATGAGTTCCTGAAGATTCCCGGCGTCGTGGAGGGCTCCGGCCCCGAGCGCGAGCGCATCGCAGCCTGGCTGCACAAGCAGATGGGGACCGCCCGATGA
- a CDS encoding ABC transporter substrate-binding protein — protein sequence MTFSRRQAIAAAAAATLICGKPGFAQDTAWAGSPANATAIQKLYDEAVAAKQSQVVVYGGYSALYKPLWEVFTKRFPNVTVVPNPLTGPRLVSKLDAEFAAGKTEADVLMAGMTELLYNVSKDRVTPYKPPNFSALPARFADPDGKFLIMFADAYGTLYNTTQIKPADAPKSITDLADPRLKGQFVLDNPLGGGGATLVWIELFNSGLIDPKLMRGIRDNAQVVPSVPPLYPNVGAGSVKMIAWGSFTRYLQMKEAGSPVGFAFIDKGVVPLFGGTAIMKGAPNEKAARLFQAWFLTPEAQEAVVSKGHSYPVLPGVKTPAEWKPLTELMAPLKMVPPAEYVKVRADYENVARQALQ from the coding sequence ATGACCTTCTCACGCCGACAAGCAATTGCCGCCGCCGCGGCCGCAACCCTCATCTGCGGAAAGCCCGGGTTCGCGCAGGACACCGCGTGGGCCGGCAGCCCGGCCAATGCCACCGCGATCCAGAAGCTCTATGACGAAGCCGTGGCTGCGAAGCAGTCGCAGGTGGTCGTGTACGGCGGGTATTCCGCGCTGTACAAGCCGCTCTGGGAGGTGTTCACCAAGCGCTTCCCCAACGTCACCGTCGTGCCGAACCCGCTGACGGGGCCGCGGCTGGTGAGCAAGCTCGATGCGGAATTCGCCGCCGGAAAGACCGAAGCCGACGTGCTGATGGCCGGCATGACGGAGCTGCTCTACAACGTGTCCAAGGACCGCGTCACGCCGTACAAGCCGCCGAACTTCTCGGCCCTGCCGGCGCGCTTCGCCGATCCGGACGGCAAGTTCCTGATCATGTTCGCCGACGCGTACGGCACGCTTTACAACACGACGCAGATCAAGCCGGCGGACGCGCCGAAATCGATCACTGACCTCGCGGACCCGCGCCTGAAAGGCCAGTTCGTGCTGGACAACCCGCTGGGCGGCGGCGGCGCCACGCTCGTCTGGATCGAGCTGTTCAACAGCGGCCTAATCGACCCGAAGCTGATGCGCGGGATCCGCGACAACGCGCAGGTGGTGCCGAGCGTGCCGCCGCTCTACCCGAACGTCGGCGCGGGCTCGGTGAAGATGATCGCGTGGGGGTCCTTCACGCGTTACCTGCAGATGAAGGAAGCCGGCTCCCCCGTCGGATTCGCGTTCATCGACAAGGGCGTCGTGCCGCTGTTCGGCGGCACCGCGATCATGAAGGGCGCCCCCAACGAAAAGGCCGCGCGCCTGTTCCAGGCCTGGTTCCTCACGCCCGAAGCCCAGGAGGCCGTCGTGAGCAAGGGTCACAGCTACCCGGTGCTGCCGGGCGTGAAGACACCGGCCGAGTGGAAGCCGCTCACCGAGCTGATGGCACCGCTCAAGATGGTGCCGCCCGCGGAGTACGTGAAGGTGCGCGCGGATTACGAGAACGTCGCCAGGCAGGCGCTGCAGTAA
- a CDS encoding ABC transporter permease produces MTALAANHPGGGMARIPAHAGAALLVAGVGFFFVWPVLMQVLGIFRDAAPGSTAAWSLQTLTRVYSNPETYAALKNSLIYAVSTTLLATLLALVLALLATRTSVRLGWLVTPVMVLVFAAPNLFYAISWSLLADPGAGLLNQAVRAATNSSVTPFNAYSWTGLVAVQSLKLTGFCYLMLLGPFQRMNRSYEEASLISGAGRFRTIVLVTIPSMTPAIFGVLIVGIVFGMGTFDIPQILGGLANISFLSTEIFKSISYDVPADYGRASALSLFVMAALALMLLVQWSVVKPGRFVTVTGKAFRGDNWQLGAWGHAGTALIAVFTIAALLLPVVQLVITSFQPAIGVWRFTSGNYTAVLRDSQTVAAFRLTAVLAITGGLAAVLLAALLAHVGRHSRPWMERLLDLATLLPIVMPGVALAVALLWAYISVPGLRALYGTAWLALIGLVVAVMPIASRAVRGGLAQIGRELEEAATVSGASPLRVLGDVVLRLIAPSLVAGWIVSSVIIAGTLDVPLMLLSSTRPTVSMQVFGVLQAGSPTQAAALLVLLLACILAVTCLYGAWRALRR; encoded by the coding sequence GTGACGGCGCTCGCCGCGAACCATCCGGGCGGCGGCATGGCGCGGATTCCCGCGCACGCCGGCGCGGCCCTGCTGGTCGCGGGCGTCGGCTTCTTCTTCGTCTGGCCGGTGCTGATGCAGGTGCTCGGCATCTTCAGGGACGCGGCCCCGGGCAGCACGGCGGCCTGGTCGCTGCAGACGCTCACGCGGGTCTACAGCAACCCGGAAACGTACGCGGCGCTGAAGAACTCCCTCATCTACGCGGTGTCGACCACGCTGCTCGCGACGCTGCTCGCGCTCGTGCTGGCGCTGCTGGCGACCCGCACCAGCGTGCGCCTGGGCTGGCTCGTGACGCCGGTGATGGTGCTCGTGTTCGCCGCCCCGAACCTGTTCTACGCGATCAGTTGGTCGCTGCTGGCCGATCCCGGCGCGGGGCTGCTGAACCAGGCGGTGCGCGCCGCCACGAATTCGTCCGTGACGCCATTCAACGCGTACTCGTGGACCGGGCTGGTCGCGGTGCAGTCGCTCAAGCTCACCGGGTTCTGCTACCTCATGCTGCTCGGGCCCTTCCAGCGCATGAACCGCAGCTACGAGGAGGCATCGCTCATCTCCGGCGCGGGGCGCTTCAGGACCATCGTGCTCGTCACCATTCCGTCTATGACGCCGGCGATCTTCGGCGTGCTGATCGTCGGCATCGTGTTCGGCATGGGGACGTTCGACATCCCGCAGATCCTCGGCGGACTGGCCAACATCTCCTTCCTCTCCACCGAGATCTTCAAGTCGATCAGCTACGACGTGCCGGCGGATTACGGCCGCGCAAGCGCGCTCAGCCTGTTCGTGATGGCGGCGCTCGCCCTCATGCTCCTGGTGCAGTGGAGCGTGGTGAAGCCGGGGCGTTTCGTCACCGTAACCGGCAAGGCCTTCCGCGGCGACAACTGGCAGCTGGGCGCGTGGGGCCATGCGGGCACGGCGCTCATCGCCGTGTTCACGATCGCTGCGCTGCTGCTGCCGGTCGTGCAGTTGGTGATCACCTCGTTCCAGCCGGCGATCGGTGTCTGGCGCTTCACATCGGGGAACTACACGGCGGTGCTCCGTGATTCGCAGACGGTGGCCGCCTTCCGGCTGACGGCCGTGCTCGCCATCACCGGCGGGCTCGCGGCCGTGCTTCTCGCGGCATTGCTGGCGCACGTCGGGCGGCACTCGCGGCCCTGGATGGAACGCCTGCTCGACCTGGCGACGCTGCTGCCGATCGTGATGCCGGGCGTCGCGCTCGCGGTGGCGCTGCTGTGGGCCTACATCTCGGTGCCGGGCCTGCGCGCGCTGTATGGCACGGCGTGGCTGGCGCTGATCGGGCTGGTGGTCGCCGTGATGCCGATCGCGAGCCGGGCGGTTCGCGGCGGGCTGGCGCAGATCGGGCGCGAACTCGAAGAGGCGGCCACCGTCTCCGGCGCCTCGCCGCTGCGCGTGCTGGGCGACGTGGTGCTGCGGCTGATCGCGCCCAGCCTCGTGGCGGGCTGGATCGTGAGCTCCGTGATCATCGCGGGCACCCTGGACGTGCCGCTGATGCTGCTCTCGTCCACCCGGCCCACCGTGTCGATGCAGGTGTTCGGCGTGCTGCAGGCCGGCTCGCCGACGCAGGCCGCGGCGTTGCTGGTGCTGCTGCTCGCCTGCATCCTGGCCGTCACCTGCCTCTACGGCGCCTGGCGTGCGCTGCGGCGCTGA
- a CDS encoding ABC transporter ATP-binding protein produces MSEIVIERMTCRYGAGAPAVDTLDLRVGDGEFIALLGPSGCGKTTTLRCIAGLEQPSAGRIAIGGQLVADGSDRWSVPADKRGLGMVFQSYALWPHMRVSANVAYPLKVRGSKDDIPAQVRSALALVGMEGFGDRAVSDLSGGQQQRVALARALASRPHVLLLDEPLSNLDAGLRTYMRRELRRIHREVRTTCVYVTHDQLEAATLSDRIAVMRAGRLQQLGTPREIFESPATAWVAEFVGFDNFVPGAVTQVDNDTALVQPPGWPTALRARTVASARVQPGRGAVVAFRSSSLQQSPLDTANRIDATVTERMFLGDQTELTLAAHGARLVAKVPGARLEGETSLSLWLRPEQAVVLPEAV; encoded by the coding sequence TTGAGCGAGATCGTCATCGAACGCATGACCTGCCGCTACGGCGCGGGCGCGCCCGCCGTCGACACGCTCGACCTGCGGGTCGGCGACGGTGAATTCATCGCGCTGCTGGGCCCCAGCGGCTGCGGCAAGACGACCACGCTGCGATGCATCGCGGGACTGGAGCAACCGTCGGCGGGCCGCATCGCCATCGGCGGCCAGCTGGTGGCGGACGGCAGCGACCGCTGGTCGGTGCCGGCCGACAAGCGCGGCCTGGGCATGGTGTTCCAGAGCTATGCGCTGTGGCCCCACATGAGAGTGTCCGCAAACGTGGCCTATCCGCTGAAGGTGCGCGGCAGCAAGGACGACATCCCGGCGCAGGTGCGGTCCGCGCTCGCGCTGGTGGGCATGGAGGGTTTCGGAGACAGGGCGGTGTCCGACCTTTCCGGCGGGCAGCAGCAGCGCGTCGCGCTGGCGCGCGCCCTTGCGAGCCGGCCGCACGTGCTGTTGCTGGACGAGCCGCTGTCCAACCTCGACGCGGGGCTGCGCACCTACATGCGCCGTGAACTTCGACGGATCCATCGCGAGGTGCGGACGACCTGCGTCTACGTCACCCACGACCAGCTGGAGGCCGCGACGCTGTCGGACCGCATCGCGGTGATGCGCGCCGGCCGCCTGCAGCAACTGGGCACGCCCCGCGAGATCTTCGAATCTCCGGCGACCGCCTGGGTGGCCGAGTTCGTCGGCTTCGACAATTTCGTGCCCGGCGCCGTCACGCAGGTGGACAACGACACGGCGCTGGTGCAGCCGCCGGGCTGGCCCACGGCGTTGCGTGCGAGGACGGTCGCGAGCGCGCGGGTGCAGCCCGGCCGGGGGGCGGTCGTGGCTTTCCGCAGCTCGAGCCTGCAGCAATCGCCGCTGGACACGGCGAACCGCATCGATGCCACCGTGACCGAGCGCATGTTCCTCGGCGACCAGACGGAGCTGACGCTCGCGGCGCATGGCGCGCGGCTGGTGGCGAAAGTGCCGGGTGCGCGACTCGAGGGCGAAACCTCGCTGTCGTTGTGGCTGCGACCGGAGCAGGCCGTGGTCCTTCCGGAGGCGGTGTGA